One part of the Dyadobacter sp. 676 genome encodes these proteins:
- a CDS encoding molybdopterin-dependent oxidoreductase, translating to MKPAPNSYKSTCCYCGVGCGVVVTKESNGQLSLEGDKEHPSNKGMLCSKGMNLHYTVMDQSDRLLYPQVRLNRSMPLQRATWDEALERTAAVFKALIKKFGPDSVAFYVSGQCLTEEYYLVNKLIKGFIGSNNIDTNSRLCMSSAVVGYKLSLGEDSVPVCYDDIEAADVMYVTGANPAWCHPIIWRRVEAHKAANPDTRIICVDPRVTDTARSADLHLQIRPGTDIVLNNAIGRLLVENDYLDERFITDHTDGFELFRLQVMQRTLAEAADICGVPSADIALAAEWVGRSKGFLSFWTMGLNQSVIGVNKNLSLINLHLITGKIGKPGNGPFSLTGQPNAMGGRETGGLANILPGHREVVNTEHREEMEQFWNTPVRIADKPGLTATEMFEALADDKLKAIWIINTNPLVSMPDMNAVESALKKSRFVVVQDVSNRADTVHFADVVLPAAAWLEKDGTMTNAERRITYLPKVLDAPGEALPDSEILWRFAKKMGFEKAFNYKTTSEVYDEYVKVTKGTTIDVTGVSHHLLKEKRSVQWPFPAIGHRQSAVGSQREPAHISAAAGGVPSGGHGTKRLFTDHQFYTPDKRAKIHAVPDDNNSEPTDHQFPLVLTNGRIRDQWHTMTKTGRVAKLNKHIPQPFLQIHPEDAYERGILEGSLVTVSSRRGEVRVKAQITTDVRKGLCFLPMHWGKILGSTLVRANNLTSTLVDPKSKEPDFKFSAVQVALYQKPFEKIIIIGAGSAGLGFINSYRQLNADDEIHVFSKEIYPFYNRVMLPDYISGSQTWEQLVKLREDQFAENRITVHKGVSIVHIDRKHKTVTDSNGTEHYYDKLILGTGSKAFMPKGVPNLPGIFNMRSRLDADSLLPFLKQPDPHAVIVGGGILGLELAAAFREMDVKVTVIQRSGRFMERQLDPLASELLYQELLDRGIECYFNDEVATFSGSDTVEGIRLKSGRKIDCQVVVLAIGTVPTIDLAKEAGLECKRGVVVNDYMQTSDPDIYSAGEIAEWNGQMWGITLAAEQQAEVIANYLAGDISQPYKGSTSMNILKMEGLHLCSIGMTDAPANDPAYEQIVFIDKSKRYYKKCIVHRDKLVGAILIGDKNEFLEFRDLIAGGVELSEKRLQLLRASQKVEPMTGKLVCSCNNVGQGNLEKAIAGGCGDFQKLCQTTGAGTGCGSCRPEVRSILEKALEANLVAT from the coding sequence ATGAAACCAGCCCCCAATTCCTACAAATCGACCTGCTGTTACTGCGGCGTAGGCTGCGGGGTCGTGGTGACGAAAGAAAGCAATGGCCAGCTGAGCCTGGAAGGGGATAAAGAGCATCCTTCGAACAAGGGAATGCTGTGTTCCAAGGGCATGAACCTGCATTACACGGTCATGGACCAGTCGGATCGCCTGCTTTACCCACAAGTGAGGCTGAACCGATCGATGCCTTTGCAGCGCGCGACCTGGGACGAGGCCCTTGAACGCACAGCGGCGGTTTTTAAAGCATTAATCAAAAAATTTGGACCCGATTCGGTAGCATTCTATGTCTCCGGTCAATGCCTCACGGAAGAGTACTACCTGGTAAACAAGCTGATCAAAGGTTTCATCGGGTCCAATAACATCGATACCAACTCCCGCTTGTGCATGAGCTCGGCGGTGGTCGGGTACAAGCTGTCGCTGGGCGAGGATAGCGTTCCGGTTTGCTACGACGACATCGAGGCGGCCGATGTCATGTACGTGACCGGCGCTAACCCGGCCTGGTGCCATCCCATTATCTGGCGGCGCGTCGAAGCGCACAAAGCGGCGAACCCGGATACCAGAATTATCTGCGTGGACCCGCGCGTGACCGACACCGCCCGCTCGGCCGACCTGCATTTGCAGATCCGCCCAGGCACCGACATTGTCCTCAACAACGCGATCGGCCGTTTGCTGGTCGAAAATGATTATCTCGATGAGCGGTTTATTACAGACCACACCGATGGTTTCGAATTATTCCGGCTACAAGTAATGCAGCGCACTTTGGCGGAAGCGGCCGACATTTGTGGTGTTCCTTCCGCCGACATTGCCTTAGCCGCCGAATGGGTCGGCCGTTCGAAAGGCTTTTTGTCATTTTGGACAATGGGTTTGAACCAATCGGTAATCGGGGTAAACAAAAACCTTTCGCTTATCAATCTGCATTTAATTACCGGCAAAATTGGCAAACCGGGTAATGGGCCATTCTCGCTCACCGGCCAGCCGAATGCCATGGGCGGCCGGGAAACAGGCGGCCTTGCCAATATTCTTCCAGGTCACCGGGAAGTCGTGAATACCGAACACCGCGAGGAAATGGAGCAGTTCTGGAACACGCCTGTCCGCATTGCCGACAAACCCGGCCTCACCGCCACCGAAATGTTCGAGGCACTCGCCGACGACAAACTGAAAGCGATCTGGATCATCAATACCAACCCGCTGGTGAGCATGCCGGATATGAATGCCGTGGAGAGCGCATTGAAAAAATCACGTTTCGTGGTCGTTCAGGACGTTTCCAACCGCGCCGATACTGTGCATTTCGCCGATGTGGTACTACCGGCAGCCGCATGGCTCGAAAAGGACGGCACCATGACCAATGCCGAACGTCGCATTACCTACCTTCCCAAAGTGCTCGACGCACCGGGAGAAGCCCTGCCCGACTCAGAAATCCTCTGGCGTTTTGCGAAGAAAATGGGCTTTGAAAAAGCATTTAATTACAAAACCACTTCCGAGGTTTACGATGAATATGTGAAGGTTACGAAGGGAACAACGATCGACGTTACCGGTGTAAGCCACCATTTGCTGAAAGAAAAACGCAGCGTACAATGGCCGTTTCCGGCAATCGGCCATCGGCAGTCGGCAGTCGGCAGTCAGAGGGAGCCGGCACATATCAGCGCCGCGGCCGGTGGTGTGCCATCCGGCGGGCATGGCACGAAACGCCTCTTCACCGACCATCAATTCTATACACCCGACAAAAGAGCAAAAATCCACGCCGTCCCCGACGACAACAATTCCGAACCCACCGACCATCAATTCCCGTTGGTTTTAACCAACGGAAGGATTCGTGACCAGTGGCACACGATGACCAAAACGGGCCGCGTTGCGAAATTGAACAAACACATCCCCCAACCTTTCTTGCAAATACACCCTGAAGACGCGTATGAACGCGGCATTTTGGAAGGCAGCCTCGTCACGGTAAGCAGCCGTCGCGGGGAGGTGCGCGTAAAGGCGCAGATTACCACGGATGTGCGCAAAGGCTTGTGCTTCTTACCTATGCATTGGGGCAAAATATTGGGTAGCACCCTGGTACGGGCCAACAACCTCACCAGCACGCTGGTTGATCCGAAATCCAAAGAACCCGATTTCAAGTTCTCCGCGGTTCAAGTCGCATTATATCAAAAACCGTTTGAAAAAATCATCATCATCGGCGCCGGATCGGCCGGGCTGGGCTTTATCAATTCCTACCGCCAGCTGAATGCCGACGATGAGATCCATGTTTTTTCCAAAGAAATATATCCGTTCTATAACCGGGTAATGCTACCCGACTATATCAGCGGCTCGCAAACCTGGGAACAGCTCGTGAAGCTGCGTGAAGACCAGTTCGCCGAAAACCGCATTACTGTCCACAAAGGCGTAAGCATCGTGCATATCGACCGGAAACACAAAACCGTCACCGACAGCAACGGCACCGAGCACTATTACGACAAGCTTATTCTCGGCACGGGCAGCAAGGCATTTATGCCCAAGGGCGTGCCCAATCTGCCCGGCATATTCAACATGCGCTCGCGCCTCGATGCAGACTCACTCCTACCGTTTTTGAAACAACCCGACCCGCACGCGGTGATTGTCGGCGGCGGCATTTTGGGGCTGGAATTGGCGGCGGCATTCCGAGAAATGGATGTGAAAGTGACCGTCATCCAGCGCAGCGGCCGGTTTATGGAACGCCAGCTCGACCCGCTGGCCAGCGAGCTGCTTTACCAGGAGCTGCTCGACCGGGGTATCGAATGTTATTTCAATGACGAGGTGGCTACCTTCTCGGGTTCGGATACCGTGGAAGGAATCAGGCTCAAATCGGGACGGAAGATCGACTGCCAGGTGGTTGTACTGGCAATAGGCACCGTCCCGACCATCGATCTCGCCAAAGAAGCAGGCTTGGAATGCAAACGTGGCGTGGTCGTGAACGACTATATGCAAACCTCCGACCCTGATATTTACTCGGCGGGAGAAATTGCCGAATGGAATGGCCAAATGTGGGGCATTACCCTCGCCGCCGAGCAACAGGCGGAAGTAATCGCCAACTACCTCGCCGGCGACATTTCGCAACCTTACAAAGGCAGCACATCGATGAATATCCTGAAAATGGAGGGCTTACACCTTTGCAGCATCGGCATGACCGACGCCCCGGCCAACGATCCCGCTTACGAGCAGATCGTATTTATCGATAAATCGAAGCGTTACTATAAGAAATGCATCGTGCACCGCGACAAGCTTGTGGGTGCGATTCTGATCGGCGACAAAAACGAATTTCTCGAATTCCGCGACCTGATCGCGGGCGGCGTGGAGCTTTCCGAAAAGCGTTTGCAACTCCTGCGCGCAAGCCAGAAGGTAGAACCGATGACGGGCAAACTGGTATGCTCTTGTAACAATGTAGGACAAGGAAACCTCGAAAAAGCCATTGCCGGTGGCTGCGGCGATTTCCAAAAGCTCTGCCAGACAACAGGCGCCGGAACCGGCTGCGGCTCTTGCCGGCCGGAGGTGAGGTCGATACTTGAAAAAGCGTTGGAAGCAAATTTGGTGGCGACCTGA
- a CDS encoding NarK family nitrate/nitrite MFS transporter has product METTNKPLEKLNIFSFKGVQMRTFHLTWMAFFLCFFGWFGLAPLMTVIKTDLGLTKPQIGNIIIASVAATVIARIAIGKLCDSWGPRKTYTALLGLGSIPVMTVGLVNSYEGFLLFRLAIGVIGASFVVTQYHTSVMFDKKIVGTANAVAGGWGNLGGGITNMVMPLIFAAFVGAGYLPESAWRIAMVTPGAALLIFAFVYYFFTKDTPAGNFEDLAVANPKAAKTKRTLGIAMRDPRTWALFLAYGACFGIEITFDNVAALYFSENFNTSLATAGILAGTFGFMNIFARAVGGIVADKVGNKWGMLGKGRLLALLLVLEGIGIALFAQSGSIVGAVITMLCFAMFLKMANGATYAIVPFINQKAIGSVSGIVGAGGNVGAVLAGFLFKSTSISYSQAFMYIGVAIACVAAIVALINFEKAQTIAAESGQLEPVEA; this is encoded by the coding sequence ATGGAAACGACCAATAAGCCGCTTGAAAAACTCAATATTTTCAGCTTCAAGGGCGTGCAAATGCGTACCTTCCACCTGACCTGGATGGCGTTCTTCCTTTGTTTTTTCGGATGGTTCGGACTGGCCCCGCTGATGACCGTCATCAAAACCGACCTGGGATTGACTAAGCCGCAGATCGGTAACATTATCATCGCTTCCGTAGCGGCGACGGTGATTGCCCGCATCGCGATCGGGAAACTTTGCGACTCGTGGGGACCGCGTAAAACGTACACCGCATTGCTGGGCCTCGGCTCGATCCCGGTCATGACGGTCGGTTTGGTAAATTCATACGAAGGCTTTTTGCTTTTCCGCCTCGCCATCGGCGTGATCGGCGCTTCTTTTGTGGTGACGCAATACCATACCTCGGTGATGTTCGACAAAAAGATCGTCGGAACGGCCAACGCGGTAGCCGGCGGCTGGGGTAACCTCGGCGGCGGTATTACGAACATGGTGATGCCATTAATTTTCGCCGCATTCGTAGGCGCAGGCTATCTGCCCGAATCGGCCTGGAGGATTGCGATGGTGACCCCGGGAGCCGCATTGCTGATCTTCGCATTTGTATACTACTTCTTTACCAAAGACACTCCGGCAGGGAACTTCGAAGACCTTGCCGTTGCAAACCCGAAAGCTGCCAAAACCAAACGCACATTGGGCATCGCCATGCGCGACCCGCGCACCTGGGCGCTGTTCCTCGCTTACGGGGCATGCTTCGGTATCGAGATCACTTTCGACAATGTGGCTGCATTGTATTTCTCCGAAAACTTCAATACTTCGCTCGCAACCGCGGGTATCCTCGCCGGAACGTTCGGTTTCATGAACATCTTCGCCCGCGCCGTAGGCGGTATCGTGGCCGACAAAGTGGGCAACAAATGGGGAATGCTGGGCAAAGGACGCCTGCTCGCATTGCTGCTGGTACTGGAAGGAATCGGCATCGCATTGTTCGCGCAAAGCGGCAGCATTGTAGGCGCGGTGATCACGATGCTTTGCTTCGCGATGTTCTTGAAAATGGCCAATGGCGCTACTTATGCGATTGTTCCTTTCATTAATCAGAAAGCGATCGGTTCCGTAAGCGGTATCGTAGGTGCGGGCGGTAACGTGGGCGCGGTACTCGCGGGTTTCCTGTTCAAATCGACTTCAATCAGTTACTCGCAGGCATTTATGTACATCGGGGTTGCCATTGCTTGTGTGGCTGCCATCGTTGCATTGATCAATTTCGAAAAAGCACAGACAATCGCAGCGGAAAGCGGCCAATTGGAGCCGGTAGAGGCATAA
- a CDS encoding alginate export family protein produces MLDTNQTKLGKEFALKIGRQELLYDDSRVLGNLDWLQQARRHDAALIKYGFNGFTAHLGVAYNQNRELKTGTLYDGVPVGYTAGTNGIGTMYKSLQFLFLGKKLKQGNASFLIVKDDFQKYILDTAGVKKLTNGVRSRITFGPYLQTRLGKNWTVTANAFYQTGKDKDGASLSAYMYSVRGMYAMNRVFSIGPGFDYTSGTATGSAKNHTFDPLYGTPHKFWGQMDYFYAANGFGKGGLSDFYINTTIKASEKLSINTDLHHFASAAAVRVADNQKLSSSFGEELDIIANYNLTKTISFQGGYCTFFSTNSLAQVKGVKNPQKMSNWAYLMINIKPEFLK; encoded by the coding sequence TTGCTGGATACCAACCAGACAAAGCTGGGTAAAGAGTTCGCATTAAAAATCGGGCGGCAGGAACTGCTCTATGACGACAGCCGTGTACTCGGTAACCTCGACTGGCTGCAACAGGCGCGGCGCCACGATGCGGCCTTGATCAAGTACGGTTTCAATGGCTTTACCGCACATCTGGGAGTCGCGTATAACCAAAACCGTGAGCTCAAAACCGGTACTTTATATGATGGCGTGCCCGTAGGCTACACAGCCGGAACTAACGGCATCGGGACAATGTACAAGTCGCTGCAATTTCTGTTTTTGGGCAAAAAATTAAAACAGGGAAATGCCTCTTTCCTCATTGTAAAGGACGATTTTCAGAAATATATACTGGATACGGCCGGCGTGAAGAAACTGACCAACGGCGTGCGGAGCCGGATTACTTTCGGGCCTTACCTCCAAACCAGACTGGGCAAAAACTGGACTGTGACGGCCAATGCTTTTTATCAGACCGGTAAAGATAAAGACGGTGCGTCGCTAAGCGCTTATATGTATTCTGTCCGGGGGATGTATGCGATGAACCGGGTATTTTCCATTGGTCCCGGCTTCGACTACACCTCCGGCACAGCTACCGGTTCGGCCAAGAACCACACATTCGACCCGCTTTACGGCACGCCGCACAAGTTTTGGGGACAAATGGATTACTTCTATGCCGCTAACGGCTTCGGCAAGGGCGGGCTTTCGGATTTTTACATCAATACGACCATCAAAGCCTCTGAAAAGCTTTCGATCAACACCGACCTGCATCATTTCGCCAGCGCAGCCGCAGTGCGTGTAGCTGACAATCAGAAACTTTCATCCAGCTTCGGCGAAGAGCTCGATATTATCGCCAACTACAATCTCACGAAGACCATCAGCTTCCAGGGCGGCTACTGCACCTTTTTCTCGACCAACAGCCTCGCGCAGGTGAAAGGCGTGAAAAATCCGCAGAAAATGTCCAACTGGGCTTACCTGATGATCAATATCAAGCCCGAATTCCTGAAATAA
- the cobA gene encoding uroporphyrinogen-III C-methyltransferase, translating to MEAKLTLVGAGPGDSELITLKGMHALQSADVVLYDELANAAFLEFAPAHALKMYVGKKVGNPSFSQDEINGLIVRLARKRGHVVRLKGGDPFVFGRGHEEIEYAQDHDIVCEMVPGISSSIAVPASLGVPVTRRGVSESFWVITGTTQNGELSDDLRLAAQSRATVIVLMGLNKLEEICALYKHFGRGHLPMAVIQNGTRPDEKSVVGQVWEMPRLVRESGIGTPAIMVMGEVVALSPAYALEYLQNMQMAF from the coding sequence ATGGAAGCGAAACTGACACTGGTAGGAGCCGGTCCTGGCGACAGCGAACTGATCACACTCAAAGGCATGCACGCATTGCAATCCGCAGATGTGGTGCTGTACGACGAGCTCGCCAACGCCGCATTCCTGGAATTTGCACCAGCCCACGCATTGAAGATGTATGTAGGTAAGAAAGTGGGGAACCCTTCCTTCTCGCAGGACGAGATCAACGGCCTGATCGTCCGCCTCGCCCGCAAGCGCGGTCATGTCGTACGGCTCAAAGGCGGCGACCCTTTCGTGTTCGGCCGCGGGCATGAGGAGATCGAATATGCGCAGGACCACGACATCGTTTGCGAAATGGTACCAGGCATTTCCAGCAGCATCGCAGTTCCGGCTTCACTCGGTGTACCGGTTACCCGCCGCGGGGTAAGCGAGAGCTTTTGGGTGATTACCGGCACAACGCAGAACGGCGAACTCTCGGACGATCTCCGGCTGGCAGCTCAGTCGAGAGCGACGGTCATTGTTTTAATGGGTTTGAATAAACTGGAAGAGATTTGCGCATTATACAAACACTTCGGACGCGGACATTTGCCGATGGCCGTGATTCAGAACGGCACCAGGCCAGACGAGAAGAGTGTGGTCGGACAGGTTTGGGAGATGCCCCGTCTCGTACGCGAGAGCGGCATCGGTACGCCGGCGATCATGGTGATGGGCGAAGTAGTGGCCCTTAGCCCGGCTTATGCATTGGAATACCTGCAAAACATGCAGATGGCTTTTTGA
- the nirB gene encoding nitrite reductase large subunit NirB: MKAVSNTRVVVVGNGMVGYKFCEKLLSRKKDGQDFTITVFGEEPRAAYDRVHLSEFFAGKTADDLSMAGADWYAENGIRLFLSDPIVDIDREEKLVRSHHGHIVYYDYLIMATGSGAFVPSIPGVEKDGVFVYRTIEDLELIQSYAKKARKGAVLGGGLLGLEAAKALLDLGLEEAHVVEFAPRLMPRQIDDAGSRMLQSQLESLGLQIHLSKSTQEIKGDDRIEGMQFADNSFLDVDMLVISAGIRPRDEVAKIAGLETHPRGGIVVNNQLQTSDPFIFAIGECALAHHMIYGLIAPGYEMADVVATMLTGGEKEFLPYDMSTKLKLIGTDVASFGDPFVEEPACRTIRYENKAKGIYKRINVSTDGKTLLGGILVGEAEQYNMLLQTCKNKTILPPDSEDLILGSRGGEEVGAGVMSLPDDALICSCEAVTKGMICHEVGENGHHTVDALKKCCKAGTGCGGCVPMVKDLIAGVMKEKGVYVRNVICEHFDYSRQELLDLVKMNGLRTYGAVLDHYGKGDGCEVCKPLVASVLASLWNENILEKDRAVVQDSNDRYLANIQKGGTYSVVPRIPGGEITPEKLIVIGQVAQKYGLYTKITGGQRIDLFGAHLGDLPDIWEELIGAGFESGHAYGKSLRTVKSCVGSTWCRFGVQDSVSFAIEVEERYKGLRSPHKLKSAVSGCVRECAEAQSKDFGIIATEKGWNLFVCGNGGAKPQHAQLLASDVDKETCLRLIDRFLMFYIKTADPLTRTATWLNKMEGGMNYLKAVVVDDVLGIADELERDMQNLIDVYKCEWREVVESPELRKRFTHFVNTPMKDPSVSFAEMREQKRATEWA; the protein is encoded by the coding sequence ATGAAAGCTGTTTCAAACACCCGGGTCGTCGTAGTTGGCAATGGTATGGTGGGCTACAAATTCTGTGAAAAGCTCCTCTCGAGAAAAAAAGACGGACAGGATTTTACCATCACTGTATTTGGTGAAGAACCCCGTGCTGCCTATGACAGAGTACATTTGAGCGAGTTTTTCGCAGGCAAGACGGCAGATGACCTTTCAATGGCCGGCGCCGACTGGTATGCCGAAAACGGGATACGGCTGTTTTTGTCCGATCCGATAGTCGATATCGACCGGGAAGAGAAACTGGTGCGTTCGCACCATGGACATATAGTATATTATGACTACCTTATTATGGCTACCGGTTCAGGGGCATTCGTTCCGTCGATTCCGGGTGTCGAAAAGGACGGGGTGTTTGTGTACCGCACCATCGAGGATCTGGAACTGATCCAGTCGTATGCAAAAAAAGCCAGAAAAGGTGCTGTGCTCGGTGGCGGTTTGTTGGGCCTCGAAGCGGCGAAAGCATTGCTGGACCTGGGCTTGGAAGAAGCGCACGTAGTAGAATTCGCCCCGCGCCTCATGCCGCGGCAGATCGACGACGCCGGCTCACGCATGCTGCAAAGCCAGCTCGAATCCCTTGGCTTGCAAATACATTTATCGAAAAGTACACAGGAAATCAAAGGCGACGACCGCATTGAAGGGATGCAGTTTGCCGATAATAGTTTCCTCGACGTGGATATGCTCGTGATTTCGGCGGGTATCCGTCCGCGTGATGAGGTTGCCAAAATTGCGGGACTCGAAACCCACCCACGTGGCGGTATCGTGGTGAATAACCAATTGCAAACTTCCGATCCATTCATTTTCGCGATCGGCGAATGCGCATTGGCACATCATATGATCTACGGCCTCATCGCGCCGGGCTATGAAATGGCCGACGTGGTAGCGACGATGCTGACCGGCGGCGAGAAGGAGTTCTTGCCTTATGACATGTCGACCAAGCTGAAACTCATCGGTACTGACGTGGCGAGCTTCGGCGACCCGTTCGTGGAAGAGCCTGCTTGCCGCACAATCCGTTACGAAAACAAGGCCAAAGGCATTTATAAACGTATCAATGTAAGCACCGACGGCAAAACTTTGCTGGGCGGGATCCTCGTGGGGGAGGCAGAGCAATATAATATGCTCCTGCAAACCTGCAAGAATAAAACCATTCTCCCGCCCGACTCCGAAGACTTGATCCTGGGCTCCCGCGGAGGCGAGGAAGTGGGCGCGGGCGTCATGAGCCTGCCCGACGACGCGCTCATATGTTCGTGCGAGGCGGTTACGAAAGGCATGATTTGCCACGAGGTAGGTGAAAACGGCCATCACACCGTGGACGCATTGAAGAAGTGCTGCAAGGCCGGCACCGGCTGCGGCGGATGTGTCCCGATGGTGAAAGACCTGATCGCAGGCGTCATGAAAGAAAAAGGCGTTTATGTCCGTAATGTGATCTGCGAGCATTTCGATTATTCGCGCCAGGAATTGCTGGATTTGGTGAAAATGAATGGGTTGAGGACTTACGGTGCGGTGCTTGACCACTATGGCAAGGGCGATGGCTGCGAGGTCTGTAAGCCGCTTGTGGCCTCCGTGCTAGCCAGTCTTTGGAATGAAAATATCCTCGAAAAAGACCGTGCGGTCGTGCAGGATTCGAACGACCGTTATCTGGCAAACATTCAGAAAGGCGGTACGTACTCGGTAGTTCCGCGGATTCCGGGCGGGGAAATCACGCCCGAAAAACTGATCGTGATCGGTCAGGTAGCGCAGAAATACGGCTTGTATACCAAAATCACCGGCGGCCAGCGCATCGACCTCTTCGGTGCGCACCTGGGCGACCTGCCGGATATCTGGGAAGAGCTGATAGGTGCAGGCTTTGAAAGCGGCCATGCCTATGGAAAGTCTTTGAGAACGGTAAAAAGCTGTGTGGGCTCCACCTGGTGCCGTTTCGGGGTGCAGGATTCGGTATCATTTGCGATTGAAGTAGAAGAACGCTACAAGGGCCTGCGCTCCCCGCATAAGTTGAAATCGGCGGTATCGGGCTGTGTACGGGAATGTGCCGAGGCCCAAAGCAAGGATTTTGGAATAATTGCTACCGAAAAGGGCTGGAACCTGTTCGTGTGTGGCAACGGCGGCGCCAAACCTCAGCATGCGCAGCTGCTCGCCAGCGACGTCGACAAGGAAACCTGTCTGCGCCTCATCGACCGTTTTCTGATGTTCTATATCAAAACGGCCGACCCACTGACCCGTACTGCAACCTGGCTCAACAAAATGGAGGGTGGTATGAACTACCTGAAAGCCGTGGTTGTGGACGACGTGCTGGGCATCGCCGACGAACTGGAACGCGATATGCAAAACCTCATCGACGTCTATAAATGCGAATGGCGCGAGGTGGTGGAAAGTCCCGAGCTCCGCAAACGCTTTACGCATTTCGTGAACACCCCGATGAAAGACCCGAGCGTATCGTTCGCGGAAATGCGCGAGCAGAAACGGGCTACCGAATGGGCATAG
- the nirD gene encoding nitrite reductase small subunit NirD, translating to METITDTINAVTWHMACYVDDIPEDGGGCAFISGKQIAIYNFARRGEWYATDNQCPHRQQMALSRGMIGSHGEEPKVACPFHKKTFSLQTGQCLNDDEYRINTFPVMVKENRVYVGL from the coding sequence ATGGAAACGATCACCGACACAATCAATGCAGTAACCTGGCACATGGCGTGCTATGTCGACGATATCCCCGAAGACGGCGGGGGCTGCGCGTTTATCAGTGGCAAGCAAATTGCCATTTACAACTTTGCGCGAAGAGGGGAATGGTATGCGACCGACAACCAATGCCCGCATCGCCAGCAAATGGCCCTTTCCCGTGGAATGATCGGCAGCCACGGGGAAGAACCGAAGGTAGCTTGTCCTTTTCATAAAAAAACCTTTTCATTGCAAACCGGACAGTGTCTGAACGACGACGAATACCGGATCAATACTTTCCCGGTGATGGTGAAAGAGAACCGGGTTTACGTAGGTTTGTAG